Proteins encoded within one genomic window of Episyrphus balteatus chromosome 1, idEpiBalt1.1, whole genome shotgun sequence:
- the LOC129908042 gene encoding uncharacterized protein LOC129908042, with the protein MVFLYTLSATEGPYPSFDSGEMLRGYRVIKCEDVFSRDFLSKSVAEVSNKWDGLKLKLIPAKEIPRQPLARIWLPLMSIKPSGPELIRSLQKLNPLIAMHDWVVIKAEEPQKNSASYLLRICEASRGALEKADFKLRFGIRNAKIKILQSQETDPNLVEDTVEDDDVPKEAGSSGKELVTDCVESIPN; encoded by the coding sequence ATGGTCTTTCTATATACCCTATCTGCAACTGAGGGACCCTACCCGAGTTTCGACTCTGGTGAGATGCTTAGGGGATACAGGGTAATCAAGTGCGAGGATGTGTTCTCTAGGGATTTTCTTAGTAAAAGTGTAGCTGAGGTCAGCAACAAATGGGATGGCTTGAAGCTCAAGCTTATCCCAGCTAAGGAAATTCCAAGACAACCGCTGGCTCGCATTTGGCTGCCCCTCATGAGCATCAAGCCAAGCGGACCGGAGCTGATCCGCAGTCTCCAGAAGTTAAACCCGCTGATTGCTATGCATGACTGGGTAGTCATTAAGGCTGAAGAGCCGCAGAAGAACAGCGCGTCTTACCTTCTGAGGATCTGCGAGGCCAGTCGTGGGGCTCTCGAAAAAGCCGATTTCAAGCTACGTTTTGGCATTAGGAACGCCAAGATAAAGATTCTGCAGAGTCAGGAAACGGACCCTAACCTAGTTGAGGATACTGTCGAGGATGACGATGTCCCCAAAGAGGCAGGGTCCTCCGGCAAGGAGCTGGTAACTGACTGTGTAGAATCTATTCCGAATTGA